One Polaribacter sp. KT25b DNA segment encodes these proteins:
- a CDS encoding aminotransferase class V-fold PLP-dependent enzyme, translated as MFNIDKIREDFPILKRTVHGKSLVYFDNAATSQTPQIVIDAIVDYYSNYNANIHRGVHTLSQEATDKYEEARIKIQKHFNAKEAFEIILTSGTTHSINLVASGFASLLNNGDEIIVSALEHHSNIVPWQMLCEKTGAILKVIPMTDEGSLDMKTYHQLLNKNTKLVFCNHVSNALGTINPIEEIIEAAHKVGAAVLIDGAQATPHIKPDVQKLNVDFYVASAHKLCGPTGVGLLYGKQEWLEKLPPYQGGGEMIETVTFEKTTYAGLPHKFEAGTPNICGGIAFGTAIDYMNSVGFENIATYENELLKYGTEELLKIDGLQIYGTSKEKTAVISFNINEIHPYDIGAILDKLGIAVRTGHHCAQPIMDYYKIPGTIRASFSFYNTKEEIDVLVAGVKRAKMMLS; from the coding sequence ATGTTTAATATTGATAAAATTCGAGAAGATTTTCCTATTCTAAAAAGAACAGTTCACGGAAAGTCTTTAGTTTATTTTGATAATGCTGCAACTTCGCAAACTCCACAAATTGTAATTGATGCAATTGTAGATTACTATAGCAATTACAATGCAAATATTCACAGAGGTGTGCATACTTTGAGTCAAGAAGCTACAGATAAATATGAAGAAGCGCGTATTAAAATTCAAAAGCATTTTAATGCAAAAGAAGCGTTTGAAATTATTTTAACATCTGGCACAACACATAGTATTAATTTGGTTGCATCTGGTTTTGCATCGCTTTTAAATAATGGTGATGAAATAATTGTATCTGCCTTAGAACATCATTCAAATATTGTTCCTTGGCAAATGTTATGCGAAAAAACTGGTGCTATTTTAAAGGTAATTCCCATGACAGATGAAGGCTCTTTAGACATGAAAACCTATCATCAGTTATTAAATAAAAACACAAAATTAGTTTTTTGTAATCATGTTTCTAATGCTTTAGGAACTATAAATCCTATAGAAGAAATTATTGAAGCTGCACATAAAGTTGGTGCTGCTGTTTTAATTGATGGCGCTCAAGCTACACCTCACATAAAACCAGATGTTCAAAAATTAAATGTAGATTTTTATGTGGCTTCTGCACATAAATTGTGTGGCCCAACAGGAGTTGGTTTATTATACGGAAAACAAGAATGGTTAGAAAAATTACCTCCATATCAAGGTGGAGGAGAAATGATAGAAACTGTAACTTTCGAGAAAACGACCTATGCAGGTTTGCCTCATAAATTTGAAGCAGGAACACCAAATATTTGTGGAGGAATTGCTTTTGGTACAGCAATTGACTACATGAACTCCGTTGGTTTTGAAAATATAGCAACTTATGAAAATGAGCTTTTAAAATACGGTACAGAAGAACTCTTAAAGATTGATGGTTTACAAATCTATGGAACCTCGAAAGAAAAAACAGCTGTTATTTCTTTTAATATTAATGAAATACATCCTTATGATATTGGTGCAATTTTAGACAAATTAGGAATTGCAGTTAGAACAGGCCATCATTGTGCACAACCTATTATGGATTATTATAAAATTCCAGGAACCATAAGAGCTTCCTTTTCTTTTTACAATACAAAAGAAGAAATTGATGTTTTGGTAGCAGGTGTTAAAAGAGCAAAAATGATGCTTTCTTAA
- a CDS encoding serine hydrolase, with the protein MKIFKRILIILLVIMIAAVIYNYPKLNIIAGYSAKSTASSVFVADRTLEFTNKTDTNFSPINLADDTVNTDEKSVTSSVFGLLTRKAFVREGLGSVLTLEEEDLSKKYLSPKRGIADNITPFPYGNGAQKDTIFNNVDYSKLEETLNVLFDSVNQTRAAVVIYKNQIIAERYADGFTKDSKILGWSMTKSIVSTLFGVLEHQKKINVFDRAPISAWQNDERKEITIHNLLQMNSGLEWDEDYNSISDVSKMLFLERDMTKSQIDKPLIGKPNESWNYSSGTTNLLSGILRNQFKTHQEYLDFWYAELIDKIGMNSMVLEGDLAGNYVGSSYAWATARDWSKLGLLYLYNGNWNGEEMFSKEWVKYATTATPTSNGTYGAQIWLNAGKTYKNVPQNMFSFNGYQGQNVFVLPDQDLVVVRMGLTKNADIDTFLSGIIKSIKQ; encoded by the coding sequence ATGAAAATTTTTAAAAGAATTTTAATAATATTGCTTGTAATTATGATTGCTGCAGTAATTTATAATTATCCAAAATTGAATATTATTGCTGGTTATTCTGCTAAAAGTACAGCTTCGTCTGTTTTTGTTGCTGATAGAACTCTTGAATTTACAAACAAAACTGACACTAATTTTTCTCCTATTAATTTAGCGGATGACACAGTAAATACTGATGAAAAATCAGTAACTTCAAGTGTTTTTGGGTTGTTAACAAGAAAAGCATTTGTTAGAGAAGGTTTAGGTAGTGTTTTGACTTTAGAAGAAGAGGATTTAAGTAAAAAATATTTATCGCCAAAAAGAGGAATAGCCGATAATATAACGCCTTTTCCTTATGGAAATGGGGCACAAAAAGATACTATTTTTAATAATGTAGATTATTCAAAATTAGAAGAAACTTTAAATGTTTTGTTTGATTCAGTTAATCAAACTAGGGCAGCAGTTGTAATTTATAAAAATCAGATTATTGCAGAACGTTATGCAGATGGTTTTACAAAAGATTCTAAAATTTTAGGATGGTCGATGACTAAAAGTATTGTAAGTACTTTGTTTGGAGTTTTAGAACATCAGAAAAAAATAAACGTGTTTGATAGAGCACCTATTTCTGCTTGGCAAAATGATGAACGAAAAGAAATAACTATTCATAATTTACTACAAATGAATTCTGGTTTAGAATGGGATGAAGATTATAATTCCATTTCTGATGTTTCTAAAATGTTATTTTTAGAGCGCGATATGACTAAATCTCAAATTGATAAACCGTTGATTGGCAAGCCTAATGAATCCTGGAATTATTCTTCTGGAACTACAAATTTATTATCAGGAATTTTAAGAAATCAGTTTAAAACACATCAAGAATATTTAGATTTTTGGTATGCAGAATTAATAGATAAAATTGGTATGAACTCAATGGTTTTAGAAGGAGATTTGGCTGGTAATTATGTGGGTTCTTCTTATGCTTGGGCAACTGCCAGAGATTGGTCTAAATTAGGATTACTGTATTTATATAATGGAAATTGGAATGGAGAAGAGATGTTTAGTAAAGAATGGGTAAAATATGCCACAACAGCAACGCCCACTTCAAATGGAACTTACGGAGCTCAAATTTGGTTAAACGCAGGAAAAACATATAAAAATGTGCCACAAAACATGTTTTCTTTTAATGGTTATCAAGGGCAGAATGTATTTGTTTTACCAGATCAAGATTTGGTAGTTGTTAGAATGGGATTAACTAAAAATGCAGATATTGATACTTTTTTAAGTGGAATTATTAAAAGTATAAAGCAATAA
- the sufD gene encoding Fe-S cluster assembly protein SufD, whose translation MELKEKILSSYVAFENGLDINSDVHEIRTEAFENFEKLGFPTKKLEAWKYTSLNSVLKHDYSIFTNKGNDVEMADVKQYFIHDIDTYKVVFIDGKYSSFLSETTHDTIDVCLMSAAFSKPKYKAFVENYYNKVAKQDSLTSLNTAFATEGAYIHIPRNVEVEKPIQIINFTTGSEAATMVQPRNLIVVEENAHVQIIERHQSLTSNPVLSNIVTEIFADKSSTVDYYKIQNDEENASLVDNTYVDQKSNSVVSVHTFSFGGNITRNNLNFYQNGEHIDSILKGITIIEGKQHVDHHTLVHHIEPNCESHQDYKGIFDERSTGVFNGKVIVNKEAQKTNAYQQNNNVLVSDRATINAKPQLEIFADDVKCSHGCTIGQLDDDALFYMQQRGIPKKEGKALLMYAFANTVLESVKIPEVKKRINKLIAEKLGVNIGFDL comes from the coding sequence ATGGAATTAAAAGAAAAAATACTATCATCATATGTAGCTTTTGAAAATGGACTAGACATCAATTCTGATGTTCATGAAATTAGAACAGAAGCTTTTGAAAATTTTGAAAAATTAGGTTTCCCAACTAAGAAACTAGAAGCTTGGAAATACACATCTTTAAACTCAGTTTTAAAACACGATTATAGTATTTTTACCAACAAAGGAAACGATGTTGAAATGGCTGATGTTAAACAGTATTTTATTCATGATATAGATACTTATAAAGTTGTTTTTATTGATGGTAAATACAGTTCTTTTTTATCAGAAACAACACATGATACTATAGATGTTTGCTTAATGTCTGCGGCATTTTCAAAACCAAAATACAAGGCTTTTGTAGAAAACTACTATAACAAAGTTGCTAAACAAGACAGTTTAACGTCTTTAAATACAGCTTTTGCAACAGAAGGCGCATATATTCATATTCCAAGAAATGTAGAGGTAGAAAAGCCAATACAGATCATTAATTTTACAACAGGTTCTGAAGCTGCAACAATGGTGCAACCAAGAAATTTAATTGTGGTAGAAGAAAATGCACATGTTCAAATTATAGAACGCCATCAAAGTTTAACTTCAAACCCAGTTTTATCTAATATCGTTACAGAAATTTTTGCTGACAAAAGCTCAACTGTAGATTATTATAAAATTCAAAATGATGAAGAAAATGCTTCGTTAGTTGATAATACTTATGTAGATCAAAAATCTAATAGTGTAGTTTCTGTGCATACTTTTTCTTTTGGAGGAAACATTACAAGAAATAATTTAAACTTCTATCAAAATGGAGAACATATAGATTCTATTTTAAAAGGAATTACCATTATTGAAGGAAAACAACATGTAGATCATCATACTTTAGTGCATCATATAGAGCCAAATTGTGAGAGTCATCAAGATTATAAAGGAATTTTTGACGAACGTTCTACAGGAGTTTTTAACGGAAAAGTAATTGTAAATAAAGAAGCTCAAAAAACTAATGCTTATCAACAAAATAATAATGTTTTAGTAAGCGATAGAGCTACAATTAATGCAAAACCTCAACTAGAAATTTTTGCTGATGATGTAAAATGTTCTCACGGTTGTACAATTGGTCAATTAGATGATGATGCTTTATTTTACATGCAACAACGTGGAATTCCTAAAAAAGAAGGGAAAGCTTTATTAATGTATGCTTTTGCAAATACAGTTTTAGAAAGTGTAAAAATTCCAGAAGTTAAAAAACGAATTAACAAGTTAATTGCTGAAAAATTAGGAGTTAATATTGGCTTTGATCTATAA
- the sufC gene encoding Fe-S cluster assembly ATPase SufC, whose product MLKINNLHANIEDKSILKGLNLEVKAGEVHAIMGPNGAGKSTLANIIAGKEEYEVTDGNIELNGEDISELAPEERAHNGVFLSFQYPVEIPGVSVTNFIKTAINETRKAKGLEDMPAKDMLKMIREKSELLEIDRKFLSRSLNEGFSGGEKKRNEIFQMAMLEPKLAILDETDSGLDIDALRIVANGVNKLKSKDNAVIVITHYQRLLDYIVPDFVHVLYDGKIVKSGDASLALELEAKGYDWIKKELV is encoded by the coding sequence ATGTTAAAAATTAACAATTTACACGCAAATATAGAAGATAAATCAATTTTAAAAGGATTGAATTTAGAAGTTAAAGCAGGTGAAGTACATGCAATAATGGGACCAAATGGTGCCGGAAAAAGTACTTTAGCAAACATTATTGCAGGTAAAGAAGAATACGAAGTTACAGACGGAAATATTGAATTAAACGGTGAAGATATTAGTGAATTAGCACCAGAAGAAAGAGCACATAATGGGGTGTTTTTATCTTTTCAATATCCGGTAGAAATTCCTGGAGTTTCTGTAACAAACTTTATTAAAACAGCTATTAACGAAACTAGAAAAGCAAAAGGTTTAGAGGACATGCCTGCAAAAGACATGTTAAAAATGATTCGCGAAAAATCTGAATTATTAGAAATAGACCGTAAATTCTTATCACGTTCTTTAAACGAAGGTTTTTCTGGAGGAGAAAAGAAACGTAACGAAATCTTTCAAATGGCTATGTTAGAGCCAAAATTAGCCATCTTAGATGAAACTGATTCTGGTTTAGATATTGATGCTTTGCGTATTGTTGCAAACGGTGTAAACAAGTTAAAATCTAAAGACAACGCAGTAATTGTAATTACACACTACCAACGTTTATTAGATTATATCGTTCCTGATTTTGTGCACGTTTTATACGATGGAAAAATTGTAAAATCTGGTGATGCTTCTTTAGCTTTAGAATTAGAAGCAAAAGGTTATGATTGGATTAAAAAAGAACTTGTTTAA
- a CDS encoding N-acyl homoserine lactonase family protein, producing the protein MKKIIILFLGLAIVSCKKTEKKVEETAKADVKLYQLVGGSIFVKKLEAFSQDTTYTGQTKQFTDAYYVISHPKGNLMWDAGLPEQLVQPEPFDEPSGVFRIQRPDSLVNQLKTIGFKIEDFNYFAMSHSHFDHTGHANYMKDAKWIVQENEYNANLGDTLKAKNPALAALKNVQKIKGDYDVFGDGTVVIKYTPGHTIGHQSLYVEVAGLEKPVLLTGDLYHFEENRATKGVPSFNYDAKETLESMDKFETFAKEKNAEIIIQHSPIAYKKLEELLNSLEPKA; encoded by the coding sequence ATGAAAAAAATAATCATATTATTTTTAGGTTTAGCAATTGTAAGTTGTAAAAAAACCGAGAAAAAAGTAGAAGAAACCGCTAAAGCTGATGTAAAATTATATCAATTAGTAGGTGGTTCTATTTTTGTAAAAAAATTAGAAGCTTTTTCTCAAGACACAACATACACTGGGCAAACTAAACAATTTACAGACGCTTATTATGTAATTTCTCATCCAAAAGGAAACTTAATGTGGGATGCTGGTTTGCCAGAACAATTAGTACAACCAGAACCTTTTGATGAACCAAGTGGTGTTTTTAGAATTCAAAGACCCGATTCTTTGGTTAATCAATTAAAAACAATTGGTTTTAAGATTGAAGATTTCAACTATTTTGCCATGTCTCATTCTCATTTCGATCATACAGGACATGCAAATTATATGAAAGATGCCAAATGGATTGTACAAGAAAACGAATACAATGCAAACCTTGGTGATACATTAAAAGCTAAAAATCCTGCGTTAGCAGCATTAAAAAATGTACAAAAAATTAAAGGTGATTATGATGTTTTTGGAGACGGAACGGTAGTTATAAAATATACTCCGGGTCATACAATAGGACATCAATCTTTATATGTTGAAGTTGCTGGTTTAGAAAAACCAGTTTTATTAACAGGAGATTTATATCACTTTGAAGAAAACAGAGCAACAAAAGGGGTGCCTTCATTTAATTATGATGCAAAAGAAACCTTAGAAAGTATGGATAAGTTTGAAACTTTTGCAAAAGAAAAAAATGCAGAAATTATTATTCAACACTCGCCAATAGCATACAAAAAATTAGAAGAATTATTAAACAGCTTAGAGCCTAAAGCTTAA
- the sufB gene encoding Fe-S cluster assembly protein SufB, translated as MSKYTEEQLEQELKTKEYEYGFYTDIESETFAKGLNEDVVRAISKKKNEPQWMTDWRIEAFRVWEKMEEPDWANVNYPKPNFQEIAYYSAPKKKPTLNSLDEVDPDLLETFKKLGISIDEQKKLANVAVDIVMDSVSVATTFKKTLGEKGIIFMPISEAIQEHPELVKKYLGTVVPTTDNFYAALNSAVFSDGSFCYIPKGVRCPMELSTYFRINEGGTGQFERTLVVADKGSYVSYLEGCTAPQRDENQLHAAVVELIAMDDAEIKYSTVQNWFPGDENGKGGVFNFVTKRGLCETNAKISWTQVETGSAVTWKYPSCILKGNNSVGEFYSIAVTNHYQQADTGTKMIHLGKNTKSTIISKGISAGKSQNSYRGLVQINSRAENARNFSQCDSLLMGNECGAHTFPYIEAKNKSAQIEHEATTSKIGEDQLFYCNQRGIDTEKAIALIVNGFSKEVLNKLPMEFAVEAQKLLEISLEGSVG; from the coding sequence ATGTCAAAATATACTGAGGAACAGCTAGAACAAGAATTAAAAACCAAAGAATATGAATATGGTTTTTATACAGATATAGAAAGTGAAACCTTTGCAAAAGGGTTAAATGAAGACGTAGTTCGTGCAATTTCTAAAAAGAAAAATGAGCCACAATGGATGACCGATTGGCGTATTGAAGCTTTTAGAGTTTGGGAAAAAATGGAAGAACCAGATTGGGCAAATGTAAATTACCCAAAACCAAATTTTCAAGAAATAGCATATTACTCTGCTCCTAAAAAGAAGCCAACATTAAATTCTTTAGACGAAGTTGATCCAGATTTATTAGAAACTTTTAAGAAATTAGGAATTTCTATTGATGAGCAAAAAAAACTAGCCAATGTTGCAGTTGATATTGTGATGGATTCTGTTTCTGTAGCCACTACTTTTAAGAAAACATTGGGTGAAAAAGGTATTATTTTTATGCCAATTTCAGAAGCAATTCAAGAACATCCAGAATTGGTTAAAAAATATTTAGGAACTGTTGTACCAACAACAGATAACTTTTATGCGGCATTAAATTCTGCTGTTTTTTCTGATGGATCTTTTTGTTACATCCCTAAAGGAGTACGTTGTCCAATGGAATTATCAACCTACTTTAGAATTAACGAAGGAGGAACAGGACAATTTGAAAGAACTTTAGTTGTTGCAGATAAAGGTAGTTATGTTTCTTATTTAGAAGGATGTACAGCGCCACAAAGAGATGAAAATCAATTACACGCTGCCGTTGTAGAATTAATTGCAATGGATGATGCAGAAATTAAATATTCTACGGTTCAAAACTGGTTTCCTGGTGATGAAAACGGAAAAGGTGGTGTTTTTAATTTTGTAACCAAAAGAGGTTTGTGCGAAACAAATGCAAAAATTTCTTGGACACAAGTAGAAACTGGTTCTGCAGTAACTTGGAAATATCCTTCTTGTATTTTAAAAGGAAACAATTCTGTAGGAGAATTTTATTCAATTGCAGTTACCAATCATTATCAACAAGCAGATACAGGAACTAAGATGATTCATCTTGGTAAAAACACAAAATCTACCATTATTTCTAAAGGTATTTCTGCAGGAAAATCTCAAAACTCATATAGAGGTTTGGTTCAGATAAATTCTAGAGCAGAAAACGCACGTAACTTTTCTCAGTGTGATTCTTTATTAATGGGTAACGAATGTGGTGCACACACATTCCCTTACATAGAAGCTAAAAATAAATCGGCACAAATAGAACACGAAGCAACTACAAGTAAAATTGGTGAAGATCAATTGTTTTACTGTAACCAACGTGGTATCGATACAGAAAAAGCAATAGCATTAATTGTAAACGGATTTAGTAAAGAAGTTTTAAATAAATTACCAATGGAGTTTGCTGTGGAAGCTCAAAAATTATTGGAAATTTCTTTAGAAGGTTCTGTAGGGTAA
- a CDS encoding iron-sulfur cluster assembly accessory protein translates to MIKVSDTAKKKVIELMTDDGFDATKDFVRVGVKSGGCSGLSYDLTFDNKQEENDKIFEENGIKIIVDKKSFLYLVGTTLEYSGGLNGKGFVFNNPNANRTCGCGESFSL, encoded by the coding sequence ATGATAAAAGTTTCAGACACAGCAAAAAAGAAAGTCATTGAGTTAATGACAGATGATGGCTTTGACGCAACAAAAGATTTTGTGAGAGTTGGCGTAAAAAGTGGTGGTTGCTCAGGCTTATCTTACGATTTAACTTTTGATAACAAACAAGAAGAAAACGATAAAATTTTTGAAGAAAATGGTATAAAAATCATTGTCGACAAAAAGAGTTTTTTATATTTAGTTGGTACAACTCTAGAGTATTCTGGTGGATTAAACGGAAAAGGATTTGTATTTAACAACCCAAACGCAAATAGAACTTGCGGTTGCGGAGAATCATTTTCACTTTAA
- a CDS encoding M1 family aminopeptidase, translating to MVRLIAISFFILIGISKISAQEVINISESEAKSASKKVLFKANPNTSNYDITYHKLEFSVDPAVASISGKVTTTFTALQNMNSVTFDLDDNMTVIAVTENNNSVSFTQNTNDELIINLQNTLNQGNSTSVSITYSGNPTSNGFGSFEVNTHNGTPVLWTLSEPYGALGWWPCKQDLNDKIDEIDVYITAPEQYIAVTNGLEQSVTISAGNKTTHFKHQYPIPAYLIAIAVTNYETYSHTVTNNGNPFPIVNYVYPESLSSAQNSTEITADIMNHFIDLFGNYPFENEKYGHAQFGWGGGMEHTTVSFMGSFDRNLIAHELAHQWFGNKVTCGSWKDIWLNEGFATYLTGLTVEHLDGDNSFKSWRNSNISSITSSTNGAVYLSDSDTTSVGRIFNGRLSYNKGAMVLHMLRKKLGDTDFYKGLKNYITDPNLAYSYAKTPDLIAHLEAASSLDLAEFFNDWIYNQGYPTYNLEWFQQSDNSINITLNQTQSHNSVSFFEANVPVRLNGTNGEVLDLILDNSKNAQTFTKTVSFTVSSVHIDPDFHLISKNNTIVLNTEKQNLTLHNIEIFPNPVNDFLTIKTTNNTTFNKLIIYNLLGQKVFKSTKNQVNLSEIKKGIYIIKVDTDAGIIRKKIIKK from the coding sequence ATGGTTCGATTAATTGCAATATCTTTCTTTATTCTCATAGGAATCTCAAAAATATCAGCTCAAGAAGTAATAAACATTTCTGAATCGGAAGCAAAATCAGCTTCTAAAAAAGTGCTGTTTAAAGCAAATCCTAACACTTCTAATTACGATATTACCTATCATAAATTAGAATTCTCTGTAGATCCTGCAGTTGCATCTATATCTGGTAAAGTTACTACAACTTTTACAGCTTTACAAAACATGAATTCTGTTACTTTTGATTTAGATGATAACATGACTGTAATTGCTGTTACAGAAAACAACAACTCAGTTTCATTTACTCAAAACACTAATGATGAACTAATTATAAATTTACAAAACACATTAAATCAAGGTAATTCAACATCAGTTTCTATAACTTATAGCGGAAACCCAACAAGTAATGGTTTTGGTTCTTTTGAAGTAAATACTCATAATGGAACACCAGTTCTTTGGACACTTTCTGAACCTTATGGCGCTTTAGGTTGGTGGCCTTGCAAACAAGATTTAAATGATAAAATTGATGAAATTGATGTATATATTACAGCTCCAGAACAATATATTGCTGTTACAAACGGATTGGAACAAAGCGTAACAATAAGTGCAGGAAATAAAACAACACATTTTAAACATCAATACCCAATTCCTGCTTATTTAATTGCAATTGCGGTTACTAATTACGAAACCTATTCTCATACAGTTACTAATAACGGAAATCCTTTTCCTATTGTAAATTATGTGTATCCAGAAAGTTTATCTTCTGCACAAAATAGTACAGAAATTACTGCAGATATTATGAATCATTTTATCGATTTATTTGGCAATTATCCTTTTGAAAACGAAAAATATGGTCACGCTCAATTTGGTTGGGGCGGCGGAATGGAACATACAACGGTTTCATTTATGGGAAGTTTTGATAGAAATTTAATTGCACACGAATTAGCGCATCAATGGTTTGGAAATAAAGTTACTTGCGGAAGCTGGAAAGATATTTGGCTAAACGAAGGTTTTGCAACTTATTTAACAGGTTTAACTGTTGAACATTTAGATGGAGATAATTCTTTTAAAAGTTGGAGAAATTCAAATATTAGTTCAATTACTTCATCTACAAATGGCGCTGTTTATCTTTCTGATTCCGATACTACTAGCGTTGGCAGAATTTTTAATGGCAGATTAAGTTACAATAAAGGTGCAATGGTTTTACACATGTTACGCAAAAAATTAGGCGATACTGATTTTTATAAAGGACTAAAAAACTATATAACCGACCCAAATTTAGCTTACAGTTATGCAAAAACTCCCGATTTAATTGCTCATTTAGAAGCTGCAAGTAGTTTAGATTTAGCAGAATTTTTTAATGATTGGATTTACAATCAAGGATATCCAACTTATAATTTAGAGTGGTTTCAACAAAGTGACAACTCTATAAACATCACACTAAATCAAACACAAAGTCATAATTCTGTTTCCTTTTTTGAAGCTAATGTTCCTGTGCGTTTAAACGGAACAAATGGTGAAGTATTAGATTTAATTTTAGATAATTCAAAAAATGCACAAACCTTTACAAAAACTGTTTCTTTTACTGTAAGTTCTGTTCATATTGATCCAGATTTTCATTTAATTTCCAAAAATAATACGATAGTTTTAAATACAGAAAAACAAAATCTTACATTACATAATATAGAAATATTTCCAAATCCTGTGAATGATTTTTTAACGATAAAGACCACAAATAACACAACATTTAACAAACTAATTATTTACAATTTGTTAGGTCAAAAAGTATTTAAATCTACAAAAAATCAAGTAAATTTATCAGAAATAAAAAAAGGTATTTACATTATTAAAGTTGATACAGACGCTGGAATTATTCGTAAAAAAATCATCAAAAAATAA
- the thiL gene encoding thiamine-phosphate kinase produces MLQDKNQQKTSLAELGEFGLINHITKYFKIENASTIKAIGDDAAVLDTSEKQTLVTTDLLIEGVHFDLSYMPLKHLGYKAVMVNLSDVYAMNGTAEQITISIAVSNRFPLEAIEELYAGIQLACETYNVDLIGGDTTSSTKGILISVTAIGKVDKGEAVYRNTAKETDLIVVSGDLGAAYLGLQVLEREKQVFKVDPNNQPDLDNYTYLIERQLKPEARKDIAGLLKELEIKPTSMIDISDGLSSELFHICTQSKVGCKIYEDKLPLDPQVISTCEEFELDSTMVALSGGEDYELLFTVPIADFDKIKGNPNFSIIGHVTAENQGLQLITRAGQEIELKAQGWNALNE; encoded by the coding sequence ATGTTACAAGACAAAAATCAACAAAAAACATCTTTAGCTGAACTTGGTGAGTTTGGTTTAATAAATCATATTACAAAATATTTTAAAATTGAAAATGCATCAACAATAAAAGCAATTGGAGATGATGCAGCGGTTTTAGACACATCAGAAAAGCAAACTTTAGTTACTACAGATTTGTTAATAGAAGGTGTGCATTTTGATTTAAGTTATATGCCGTTAAAACATTTAGGCTACAAAGCTGTAATGGTTAATTTATCTGATGTATATGCAATGAATGGAACGGCAGAGCAAATTACTATTTCTATTGCTGTTTCTAATCGTTTTCCTTTAGAAGCAATTGAAGAATTGTATGCCGGAATTCAGTTAGCTTGTGAAACTTATAATGTAGATTTAATTGGTGGAGATACGACTTCATCAACCAAAGGAATTTTAATTTCTGTTACTGCAATAGGTAAGGTTGATAAAGGAGAAGCCGTTTATAGAAACACTGCAAAAGAAACCGATTTAATTGTGGTTTCTGGAGATTTAGGTGCTGCGTATTTAGGTTTGCAAGTGTTAGAAAGAGAGAAACAAGTTTTTAAAGTTGACCCAAATAATCAACCAGATCTAGACAATTATACGTATTTAATTGAACGTCAATTAAAACCAGAAGCTCGTAAAGATATTGCTGGTTTATTAAAAGAATTAGAAATAAAACCAACTTCTATGATAGATATTTCTGATGGACTTTCGTCAGAACTTTTTCATATTTGTACACAAAGTAAAGTTGGATGTAAAATTTATGAAGATAAATTGCCATTAGATCCTCAAGTAATTTCTACTTGTGAAGAATTTGAGTTAGATTCTACAATGGTTGCTTTAAGTGGTGGTGAAGATTATGAGTTACTTTTTACAGTGCCAATTGCAGATTTTGATAAGATAAAAGGAAATCCTAATTTTTCTATTATTGGTCATGTTACAGCAGAAAATCAAGGTTTACAATTAATAACAAGAGCTGGTCAAGAAATTGAGTTAAAAGCGCAAGGTTGGAATGCATTAAACGAGTAA